TACTGATCCTGCCCATCGAAGAAGACCATCCTGCACCGAGAAGAATGCGACGGACTCGCACGGCGGGAGTAATGTGCAGGACGAAactgattttaaatagttttatcgaacaaatagaattaatatagttgataagtaattacgtaacaaaaatgtataatcttaaattatttaatatgcaatatgttagtgtatcagatcagagaatgtgaatagaccaataggaacaattcgtggagcgctttcactacggtaacatacagatcaagggaCCCTCCGAAAGTGACGCGTCGATAGCGCGTCGCGAGATggagtactgaaataaatataaaaggatggccatttaCAGACAAAACacagttctcagcagatcatcaagacagaaacagttctcagaagctctccgacaaagaaacatcagcaagacagaaacagttaccagcagttctccaatagtacagttatcagaaaaccaccagtgaatcagctaccagtgaaccagacagttacctgtgaaacctcgctacagaagccgaaacccatcgaaagaaacagccgtcttctaccagcgcacaaacagacagcaaaaaacattattacacgactcggaaacagccatacagaccgggtcgtgtacaATAATGATACATTGAAAAACATAAATTActccaaaaatatattatattgtaaaaagaTATTAAGGTAACTTTATGTCAGTTAGGAATCTCATGTTGAACCTTTTCTGAAATTATTGTCATTCAGATTGACTTTTGACCTCAGCGCACAAAATGCCCGAATGAGTTAGGTAAGTGGAAAAAATGAGTCAAACGTTCTTCGTCATCGAATCATTGTTCCATTCGGAGAATTTAACAATACTTATTGCTCGCAAATGCTTGTACGTAAAACATACTGGTTATTTGAGAatacaaatgaaaattaatgcAACGTCAAAAGTCTTGTAGGTGAGACGCCTATACCTAGACTTTAATACTTTGGATTTCTGGTAGGTAAGACGCCTATACCTAACCTCTTATGGACTGTTGCTTTGGACTTCTGCTTTGTCAGACACCTATACCTAAACTCTAATACTTTGGACTTCTGGTAGGAAAGACGCCTATGCTTAAACTCTAATACTTTGGACTTCTGGTAGGAAAGACGCTTACGCCTAAACTCTAATACTTTGGACTGCAACTTTTCCATTGAGAGCAGCGCGTGACGTTAGCTCGGATGGGTAGTGGTACCACCAATCTGCCGGTTTCTGTCGAGAAGTAACCGGTTAAGAATCCAATGCAATTGGTACTTCGATCTCTTGTTTTAGGGTGAGTGGTGGCGTAGACTGCAAATTAACTATTGGATTAACAGATAGGTCGTAAACTCGTTTATCTAGtgtataaaaaatagtttaaggtGGCGTTTAGGATTATTATATGAACCAAAAGTGACCTGAATTGGCAGGGACCTGCATAGCTTAGCCTGAGGTCACCCGAGCACTCTAATATGTATCTAAGTATTGTCAATTATCAAAATTTGTCTCGCAAAGAAAAACTCGTTTAGAACTGTTACAAAACAGGCTTAGTGGCACAAATTAGATGTGGCTTGTGTCTAGAAAGACTGCATGTAGAATTTTAAAATCTATCGACGTAAGAGCTGTCTTTTCTAACTCTCCTGTTGGTCCCGGATCATATAATATCGATCTCAAGCAGGGATAACACTTTTTGCAGGGGACTGCGGAACTCATCTAAAGTCATTAAAGGCGCGGGGATCTAGAGGGAGGTTTGGCTCCCGGTAAAAAAGACAATTCTATGTGCAATCTTGACACATTATTGTATTTGTTGATTGAAGTGCTGTATTTCCTTTAAAATTCGGTCCATAACTGACCTGtcgaacaaataaaattaaatatataaatgtaactTTACAATCCCGCTAAATATGCATTCCTTTTCGATCCAACGCATGCAGATTTCTCGAGATATCCGGTATCGATGCATCGAATAAACTTTACGATCGAACCGAATAAGTTCATTAAAGGTCAAATACCTAATTTTGAGTAAGCCCCGCTAACAGGAGGCCTCCAGAACACTCAGCAGCCCACGTGATGTCCAATTTTATCAACGCTTTAATACGAAATCGTATTTCACAAAGTGCTGTTAGTTCGTAATAAGCTATTCGATTTGTTTTGATTgtttctaataaaatttaaaagtttgatGAACGCTTTTATTTAGAATTTGTTTAAAACCAATTTACGCTGGTTGATAGTTTGGTGattagtttttttctttgttttaagccCATGAAGTTCTGCTGATTTTgtgatataattataataatggaGATGCGTATTGCACTTTTCAATATATGTGGTCTAAACTTCCTATACGTAACAGCTGGTATTACGAAAGAAACAACACAGAAAAGTGGAATCAAAGATTAGAGATTAATACGCTCATAATACTGGTAGTGGTATTTAAGCTATCGCATATATGGATCGTGGCTGAGTTTACGACACACTTAATAATTACTGGGACACGTATATTGGGTACCTCCAGACATGAAGTCGAAGTTTCGAAGTTGAAGAAGTAAATGCCTCTTCGCGACGAGAAGACTAAGTAGGCAATTTGGTTTTACCTATCCGTGCAAGATTACAGTACGCTTTACTCTTTATATATGAAATATAATAGCACGTAAAATTCTAATTTCAGTATTTaactttcataataaaaaatatggtaaaaATTTAAGTAGtgtgaaaaagttttttttttctacttatgctgatagccttgagaggctatttcagcttcaccctaacatgtaacCCTaaaatgagctcacggggctcaaaccggaagtgttgctaacactgggcctagcaagagcagtgctttgcagaatctaccaccggatcgaaaacgcgacccactgagaagatccagcgagaaactcagtgggttgtgtatAGACACATTTGGTTTCGAACCCATaggggttaattcactcgtcgagccctacgtcgcaagcgacaggttcgacgaggacggtgaccggaaaaaGAATTAGATGTCTCAAATCTCATACGTTAATTATACAGTAGCGGTAGATAGCATCTAGGGGATTCTctacttatatcacaaggtgggtggtgcatttacgtcatagatgtctatgggctccagtaacccatctaagcaataaaaaaaaaaccccggaTCTTCAATGGGTCATCGGTGCACCTTATGGGAGTCCTACCCGCAACTTCCGATACGTGGTCGCCTCTCGAAAAGTTTTTGGGAATCTGGATGCAGGCAATACAGGATCgatcgttgtggcgaggcttgggggatgCCTATCTACAGCAGCGGACATCTGTGGGCTTAAGGATAGGTTGGGTTAGATAGGATAACGTCTTTGGAGACGCCTTGGGAGGGGTTTAAATCCAGCAGTGGCTTTCCTTAGTTTGTCAGTGgttctatattatatataacagACGTCTAAAATGGACTCcaacaatttataaaaacaaaaaaacaccgATTCTTCATCTTTAATAAACAAAGTTTCCttattttatataagttttatcaaatacaaaataaaatatattcaagcATCACGACAACTGCAGATACGTGACAAAACGTTACAGTCTCAAAGCATACGAGTTTTAGTCATTCAGCGGAAAATGTCAATATGAAACAACTTTCAAAAACTAACTCTATTCCAACTTGCTTGAGTATGATATCGAATGTTTAAGAAGCGGAACATTTATTAAACCGATGAAGTGTACAATAGAAATTCGTTCTTATGCCTTTGTCATAAGGTTATTCGCTTGGAAATCGATAAGGGGGCCCTTGAACTGACCCTTTGCGATATGAAACACTGTAGTGTGcagatttatttgtattttccaAGTGTATAgttactttttgaagtgaaacttctttatcggcgttggaaaaaaatttaccgtcacatttttcggttacgcgtcacatttttccgttacgcgccatctttttcttgcccctaccacggttggttcagacgaagagtactttcactttctccaacggagtagggatagcattaatgtttcacttcttacgtgtgtacactagtacacgcacacatttttttaatgttcagCGCTGGCGATAAATATATCGTTTGTAAAATCAATTCTTTATATGATTTATCTAAAATATTGCAGTATtgttttaacataaaaattgAGTTCTTTAGTAAAATTCAGATTTTTTAAAACTTGAAACATAATGctttttatatgaaatatgCCCACCACCATCTTACCTATTATTGCTGCAAAGCATTTGTAGATTCCTGAGAACTAGTCTGAAGTATTGCTGTTCGtgaggcgtcttgtgagcccacacgggtaggtaccattactCCGCCTGCTCCTGCCGGGCAGCACTAATGGCTTGAAGGGTATGGCAGCCGCTGTAGTATATAACTGATTCTTAGATCTTGCGACTTAAGGTGAGTACGGTTTTTGCGTTGTTAACGTCAATGAACTCTGGTAAACACTTAACGTAAAATTATAGTTTGGGTTAGAATCCGATACCATATCTCAAGACCGACAAACACAAAGTGGAGTGTGAGCACTAACATGACCATCTCGATCAGGGGTTCCCAAAGTTATTTTGCCTACtgtccactttgagaataaattatttttaacatccCCATTTTCTTATCTactcaaaaataattatagcgagagctcagttggTGTTTAAGTGGCCTGCAGCGCCCTTAGGCCCCCTTTGGGCCTACAGCGCCAACAAGGGGGGCGTTGTCGCCaatttgggaaaggctgatctAGACCAATGTAACAGGCAAAGAGCTAGGCAGAATGGACCAACAACATGACAGCTCCTTCCATGAAGTTCCTGCCAATTGTTATTATGATAGAAGTACGGGTGTCGTAGAAGAAGTTTGGTACGATTATTAAATGAGGATACCAATACTCAGTTTAGAGCTTAGATAAttcgtaaattaataaaacaataaaattaatgaatccATAAAACGAAACAATAAGTAGGTAGTAAATACGTGTAAAATTTCAATTAGAACCGGAACAAAAGTGATGAGTAGACGCAAATTTTCAGTCCAGTAAAGCACTACGTGTGACTCAAGccttgttttcattttatcaaACAATACATTCAAAACATTAAACGTCACGTTGATTGCGGGAAGCGATAATAATCAGTCGATTCGGCATTACGTGATCGTTGAAATAAGTTAATTTCGCTACTCAAACGAGAACTCTAGAAGCTGGCCTTCCAAGGTCGATCGGCATAGAATATTTCGTTTAGAAGGAATGAACTTAAGTTCTTAATGCGgctaacaataatatatatctatatatacaaaaatgaattgctgttcgttagtctcgctaaaactcgagaacggctggatcgatttggctcttgaattatttgtggaagtctaaaGAAAGTTTTAAGGTAAGATAgctatgaaaatgctcgaaatgaaataaaaataacaattttgttttccctttgatgtgtcccccgtcggacggattccttttgtttgttttaagtttattttatacaaaagtttaggtcttttatttatcgattgaggcactacgaagtctgccgggtcaactagtatctAATAAGAATAGCCTTTGCAACGATCTCCAAAGATTTCCTGTAAGTTTTCGCAACGTATGCTTAAAACGCCTATCCGTAATGTTGTTTTGCTGTTGACAGATATGTTTTCCTATATCTTCTACAGTGGTGGGCTATATCCGTTCGACAGTATATTTAATAGATTTGTTCCAGATATTGaagaaaataatgcaaaaaataatcttaaaaaatTTAAGGACAATTTGAGTTATGAGGTTGTCTTCCAAGAGACAGTCAGTTGACTTTAACTCATCTATATCCAACTAGTCTATAACCGTAAAGGCAGCGATGCGCTTACGCACCCCCCAGCCCCTCACCTCTTGTATAAAACCTTCCACACCTGCGCTGGCCTCAGTTCTAATTGCATACTCGAGTTTGAAACACGTATATCCAAGAAAATGTTCTCACCGCGTCTCTTTGCGGTTTTCATCGCTTTCGCCGGTTTCGCAACGGTAACGGCTTTGCCTGCCCGGGACAAAGAAGTTATCGCGCAGCCCGTCTCCATTACAGATGACCAGTTCACGTTCCCATGGCTGAACCTTTCGCCATTCAGTCTGTTTGCTCCTTTGTGGAAGCTGATCCCCACTTTTGTGGACATCGGGCCAAGAATCTACGCTGACGATGACAAGTTCAAGGTCGTTGTCAACGTTAAGGACTACAAGAAAGACAACCTTAAAGTTAAAGTAAAGGGAGACTTTATCTTCGTCCAAGGATCGCAAGAAGCTAAAGAAGACGACCATGACGTGTTCGCCAGCCAGTTCTTCCACACCTATAGCCTACCTGTGAACTCGAGTGCTGCTGATGTTACGGCTGAGCTGACTTCCGATGGATACCTCGTCGTGACGGCGCCGATCAGCGAAAATGTTGATAAAACGAAAAATACAGAGCGCGTTGTACCTATTGTCGAGACTGGCGCTCCGTACAAGAAGGACGAGCCTGTAGAAAAGACGACAGTAGAAACCTTGGACGTTTCTACGACTCAGGAGCCGAAGACATCAGCTCCAGCGGTAGTGACTGCAGCACCGGAACCCGAGGAGAAGAAAGAACCGACCACGCCCTCCGAACTCGATGAAGCGACAGAAAAAGACAACGTGATCCCACACGGAAACGAAGTTTCTGCTTAAGTGATAATTTAGTATACGCATTTAATGATatcagtatttaataaaatatttttttgtatgtaaattCAGTGTTTTGTTTTAGCTTACCGGTATGcgtttagtattatttttttcttaatggaGAGCGCGTGGCTTGAATACAAATGCAGGAACATTGCGACTCCGTAAACAATGGAGTTATTCCCTGCCCCGTTTTGGTTGTAATATGAAGACAATGCTTTCTGCTTCATAACGACCATTGTCATTAGTTTTATGCTACATTGttacgaaattaaattaatttagcatAATACTGCTACTTGTTAGATTTAATATAGGAACAGAACATTCTAGCGCGCCGTGCAGTCTGTTTGACTTCCGAATGTTCAAGATTCACTATATTATTTCTCTGGTCTGATGATTCATAATATATGATTCACATTTTGTTAGCATAGCCAATTGGGAGTTTTGTTTGAATTTACAAACACAACAATGAGCTACAGTTCACTGCGCATTCGTGCAGTTTCTAGAAACTTTTTAACTGTCTAATTATTTTCCATTATTCCAATT
The Bombyx mori chromosome 5, ASM3026992v2 DNA segment above includes these coding regions:
- the LOC101742383 gene encoding alpha-crystallin B chain; the encoded protein is MFSPRLFAVFIAFAGFATVTALPARDKEVIAQPVSITDDQFTFPWLNLSPFSLFAPLWKLIPTFVDIGPRIYADDDKFKVVVNVKDYKKDNLKVKVKGDFIFVQGSQEAKEDDHDVFASQFFHTYSLPVNSSAADVTAELTSDGYLVVTAPISENVDKTKNTERVVPIVETGAPYKKDEPVEKTTVETLDVSTTQEPKTSAPAVVTAAPEPEEKKEPTTPSELDEATEKDNVIPHGNEVSA